A portion of the Pseudarthrobacter defluvii genome contains these proteins:
- a CDS encoding IclR family transcriptional regulator — MAGGSRDPGRTVTSKVLSILEAFETSRGALSLTDIADKSGLPLSTAHRLVNELTDWGFLSREPNGRYQLGIRLWELAQNTGRQLRDAAHPYIQDLFSLTGETAHLAIRAGNEVLYIDRVYGSKRVPRASRVGGRLPMHATAVGKVILAFEDDWVRDAYLHRDLERATAHTHIDPQKFTAELVDIRAQGYATTLEEVRLGSCSIAVPVFHTGRIGAAIGLVLPTAQASTMTRYLPVLKGISAQIEKATARIPLETLIGVHKAPRG; from the coding sequence ATGGCCGGCGGCAGCCGCGACCCCGGACGCACCGTGACGTCCAAAGTGCTGTCCATCCTGGAAGCATTCGAAACCTCCCGCGGCGCCCTCAGCCTGACCGACATTGCGGACAAATCCGGGCTGCCGCTCAGCACCGCGCACCGCCTGGTGAACGAACTGACCGACTGGGGATTCCTGTCGCGGGAACCGAACGGCCGCTACCAGCTGGGGATCCGGCTGTGGGAGCTGGCGCAGAACACCGGCCGCCAGCTGCGCGACGCCGCCCACCCCTACATCCAGGACCTGTTCTCGCTCACCGGCGAAACGGCACACCTGGCCATCCGGGCCGGCAACGAAGTCCTGTACATCGACCGGGTCTACGGCTCCAAGCGCGTGCCCCGCGCATCCCGGGTGGGCGGCCGCCTGCCCATGCACGCCACCGCCGTCGGAAAAGTCATCCTGGCGTTCGAAGACGACTGGGTGCGCGACGCCTACCTGCACCGGGACCTGGAGCGCGCCACCGCCCACACCCACATCGACCCGCAGAAATTCACCGCCGAGCTGGTGGACATCCGTGCGCAGGGCTACGCCACCACCCTCGAGGAAGTGCGGCTTGGCTCCTGCTCCATTGCTGTCCCGGTGTTCCATACCGGCCGGATCGGCGCCGCCATCGGCCTGGTGCTGCCCACCGCCCAGGCATCCACCATGACCCGGTACCTTCCCGTCCTCAAGGGCATCTCGGCCCAAATCGAAAAGGCCACCGCGCGGATCCCCTTGGAGACGCTGATCGGCGTCCACAAAGCACCCCGCGGCTGA
- a CDS encoding cytochrome P450, with product MSSSTETAGRCPFGYGAEAPAGHHGYEPFQMKDPFTAYAELRAEQPVMFDERTGLYVVSRYDDIKAVFEDWGTFSSENAQAPVRERGPAAKKIMEEGGFTAYSGLSARRPPEHTRIRAVVQKAFTPRRYKALEPFIRQNVVDLLEKMLSREERRGDLVKDLAYDVPTITILTLIGADVSQVDTFKRWSDSRAAMTWGDLSDEQQIPHAHNLVEYWQECLRLVRVAHEEGGDNLTADLVKAQQDGAEISDHEIASVLYSLLFAGHETTTTLICNALRELLARPEQWQQLVDDPKKIPAAIDEVLRYAGSIVGWRRKALKDTEVGGVPIEQGSQLLLLMGSANRDETKFEAGEDFDITRPNAREHLSFGFGIHYCLGNMLAKLQAKIALEEVARLAPGLQLDAPEDIAFRENLSFRVPETVPVTWKA from the coding sequence ATGTCATCGTCGACAGAAACGGCTGGCCGCTGTCCTTTCGGGTACGGCGCCGAAGCCCCCGCCGGGCACCACGGCTACGAACCCTTCCAGATGAAGGATCCCTTCACCGCCTACGCAGAGCTCCGGGCCGAGCAGCCCGTGATGTTCGATGAGCGCACCGGCCTGTACGTCGTCTCCCGGTACGACGACATCAAAGCCGTCTTCGAGGACTGGGGAACGTTCTCCAGCGAAAACGCCCAGGCCCCGGTCCGGGAACGCGGACCCGCCGCGAAAAAGATCATGGAAGAGGGCGGCTTCACCGCCTACTCCGGCCTGTCCGCGCGCCGCCCGCCGGAGCACACCCGCATCCGCGCCGTAGTGCAGAAGGCCTTCACGCCCCGCCGCTACAAGGCGCTGGAACCGTTCATCCGGCAGAACGTGGTGGACCTGCTCGAAAAGATGCTGTCCCGCGAAGAGCGCCGCGGGGACCTGGTCAAGGACCTGGCCTACGACGTTCCCACCATCACCATCCTCACCCTGATCGGGGCGGACGTTTCCCAGGTGGACACGTTCAAGCGCTGGTCCGACTCCCGGGCCGCCATGACCTGGGGCGATCTGAGCGACGAGCAGCAGATCCCGCACGCCCACAACCTGGTGGAGTACTGGCAGGAATGCCTGCGCCTGGTCCGGGTGGCCCACGAAGAGGGCGGCGACAACCTCACGGCGGACCTGGTCAAGGCCCAGCAGGACGGCGCCGAGATCTCGGACCATGAAATCGCCTCGGTCCTCTACAGCCTGCTCTTTGCCGGACACGAGACCACCACCACCCTCATCTGCAACGCCCTGCGCGAGCTCCTGGCCCGCCCGGAGCAGTGGCAGCAGCTGGTGGACGATCCCAAGAAAATTCCCGCCGCCATCGACGAGGTCCTCCGCTACGCCGGCTCCATCGTCGGCTGGCGCCGCAAGGCCCTGAAGGACACCGAGGTGGGCGGGGTTCCCATCGAGCAAGGCTCGCAGCTGCTGCTCCTGATGGGCTCGGCCAACCGCGACGAAACCAAGTTCGAGGCCGGGGAGGACTTCGACATCACCCGGCCCAACGCCCGCGAGCACCTCTCCTTCGGGTTCGGCATCCACTACTGCCTGGGCAACATGCTCGCCAAGCTGCAGGCAAAAATCGCTCTCGAGGAAGTGGCCCGGCTCGCCCCCGGCCTGCAGCTCGACGCCCCGGAGGACATCGCCTTCCGCGAAAACCTGTCCTTCCGTGTTCCCGAGACCGTTCCTGTCACTTGGAAGGCCTAA
- a CDS encoding PEP/pyruvate-binding domain-containing protein, translating to MQNNKYVQFFDGGIEPKLENLGGKGASLVTMTSAGMPVPPGFVVTTAQFDAFMDEAGITAKIHELLAGLDPEDTRQVDQVSAAIREDICSRPVPEKLRSLTIEAYGSLMGRFDAPVPVAVRSSATAEDLPDASFAGQQDTYLWLDGVKAVTEHIRQCWASLYTSRAIIYRLKNSIPNEGLSMAVVVQKMVNSKVSGVAITMDPTNGDRSKITIDSSYGVGEMVVSGQVTPDNIVLDKVTLAVVTEHLGDKHAELVPDSGARRLVEREVDDERRGRRSLTDAELTAVAQMAKRAEKHYKCPQDIEWALDADLPDGENLLLLQSRPETVHSSKLVTAPQPVVTGGYFSGLSTPALKPTA from the coding sequence ATGCAAAACAACAAATACGTTCAGTTCTTCGACGGCGGCATCGAGCCAAAGCTTGAAAACCTCGGCGGCAAGGGCGCGTCCCTGGTCACCATGACCTCAGCCGGCATGCCCGTTCCGCCCGGCTTCGTCGTCACCACCGCGCAGTTCGATGCCTTCATGGACGAAGCCGGCATCACGGCGAAGATCCACGAACTGCTCGCTGGGCTGGACCCTGAGGACACCCGGCAGGTGGACCAGGTGTCCGCAGCCATCCGCGAGGACATCTGCTCCCGGCCGGTGCCTGAAAAGCTGCGCAGCCTGACCATCGAGGCCTACGGATCCCTGATGGGACGCTTCGACGCGCCTGTTCCGGTGGCCGTCCGGTCCAGCGCCACCGCGGAGGACCTGCCGGATGCGTCGTTCGCCGGGCAGCAGGACACCTACCTCTGGCTGGACGGCGTCAAGGCCGTCACCGAGCACATCCGCCAGTGCTGGGCTTCGCTCTACACGTCCCGCGCCATCATCTACCGGCTCAAGAACAGCATCCCCAACGAAGGCCTGTCCATGGCAGTGGTGGTGCAGAAGATGGTCAACTCCAAGGTCTCCGGCGTGGCCATCACCATGGATCCCACCAACGGCGACCGGTCCAAGATCACCATTGATTCCTCCTACGGCGTGGGCGAAATGGTGGTGTCCGGCCAAGTCACCCCGGACAACATCGTGCTGGACAAGGTGACCCTCGCCGTCGTCACCGAACACCTGGGCGACAAGCACGCCGAACTGGTCCCCGACTCCGGTGCCAGGCGCCTGGTGGAACGCGAGGTCGACGACGAACGCCGGGGCCGCCGCAGCCTCACCGATGCGGAACTCACCGCCGTCGCCCAGATGGCCAAGCGGGCCGAGAAGCACTACAAGTGCCCCCAGGACATCGAATGGGCCCTCGACGCCGACCTCCCCGACGGTGAAAACCTGCTGCTCCTCCAGTCCCGGCCGGAAACGGTCCACTCCTCCAAGCTGGTGACCGCGCCGCAGCCCGTCGTCACCGGCGGCTACTTCAGCGGACTGAGCACCCCCGCGCTCAAGCCGACCGCCTGA